A stretch of the Photobacterium toruni genome encodes the following:
- a CDS encoding heme biosynthesis HemY N-terminal domain-containing protein: MIKLLLLVIALIAGIIVSPDLAGHQGYVLISFANQTIEMSLTTLIIVAIAIVAIFFVLEFILRRLFSFGSSTRGWFSGRQVRNARRNTAEGLLKVAEGEWKAAEKMLSKSAKFSDAPILNYLAAAEAAQGLGKTQQRDQFLQLAAEQDTESLAVALTRAKLQIRQQQFEQALATLQDVQSTSPRNPMILSLLKQCYLQLEDWKALQVLLPQLTKADVITATEASQLDVQAQCGQMHHLSQQNGSDGLMGYWNSVNRKDKHNPALVACFVKQMIVRHADVDAFPILRDAIKKSPDQALISLMPQLTLPDRHPAIVSLQDLLANNSNNPALQSALGQMLMADKQWQAAKDHLEKALAIRPDVTDYAHLVATLEQLGDTQAAADVSRQALQLAKPDLA; this comes from the coding sequence ATGATTAAATTGTTGTTATTGGTCATCGCTTTGATTGCCGGTATCATTGTCAGCCCCGATCTTGCAGGCCATCAAGGTTATGTATTGATCTCGTTTGCCAATCAAACCATTGAAATGAGTTTAACAACACTGATCATCGTTGCGATTGCTATCGTTGCGATCTTTTTTGTACTTGAATTTATTTTACGTCGCTTGTTTTCTTTTGGTAGTTCAACCCGTGGTTGGTTTAGTGGTCGCCAAGTGCGTAATGCACGCCGCAACACCGCAGAAGGCCTATTAAAAGTTGCAGAAGGTGAGTGGAAAGCCGCTGAAAAAATGTTGTCTAAATCAGCAAAATTTAGCGATGCGCCGATTCTAAACTACTTGGCTGCTGCAGAAGCTGCACAAGGTCTAGGTAAAACTCAACAGCGAGATCAATTTTTACAACTCGCAGCAGAGCAAGATACTGAAAGCCTTGCTGTCGCACTGACGCGCGCTAAGCTTCAAATTCGCCAACAACAATTTGAGCAGGCGCTGGCAACATTGCAAGACGTGCAGTCAACCAGCCCACGTAATCCAATGATACTGAGCCTACTCAAACAGTGTTACTTACAATTAGAAGATTGGAAAGCACTCCAAGTATTGCTGCCTCAATTAACTAAAGCAGACGTAATTACTGCCACAGAAGCCTCTCAACTTGATGTTCAAGCGCAGTGTGGTCAAATGCACCATCTTAGCCAACAAAATGGCAGCGATGGCTTAATGGGTTACTGGAACAGTGTTAACCGTAAAGACAAACACAATCCAGCGCTAGTCGCGTGCTTTGTTAAACAGATGATCGTTCGCCATGCTGATGTTGATGCATTTCCAATCTTACGTGATGCCATCAAGAAAAGTCCTGATCAAGCGTTAATTAGTTTAATGCCACAACTCACCCTGCCAGATCGCCACCCTGCAATTGTTAGCTTACAAGATTTATTGGCTAACAATAGTAATAACCCAGCCTTACAAAGTGCGTTAGGGCAGATGCTGATGGCTGATAAACAATGGCAAGCTGCTAAAGATCACTTAGAAAAAGCCCTTGCTATTCGACCTGATGTGACGGATTACGCTCACCTAGTCGCAACTCTTGAGCAACTAGGTGACACGCAAGCTGCAGCAGACGTTTCACGTCAAGCGCTACAACTTGCAAAACCCGATCTCGCTTAA
- the hemX gene encoding uroporphyrinogen-III C-methyltransferase — MTDKTTNTNSTAAPSSKEKATVTASNTTKTAPIAAKQKNSGSKTGWVAIALVLALGGGLYYHGHQQGLLQQQQVAALQQQIATMKTAMQSDQQQTIAMVNNELNTAQQKVEQGISQQQKSIDSIQTAIADLKGQEPNDWLLAEADYLVKMAGRKLWLEHDVTSATLLLEAADHRIAELNDPSLKNLRQAMSNDITALKSITVVDRDGIVLRLNSLENSIDSLPLANAILAKAEPQQNPTVSQSVTDWKNNLITSLKNFSENFITYRKRDGSVVPLLSPQQDFYLQQNITNKLETAIAAVYRDQGQVYRDSIVTAIKWSQQYYDLSSPKTQSFIAGLQQLEQQNVAVDYPTKLQSQALITKLVNQVLRNKMTALSEPVAVKTPQSAPKSAVPVEKKAVEKHIKQATTADKTTNTKAVVTYTTKEETK, encoded by the coding sequence ATGACAGACAAAACAACCAACACAAACTCAACTGCAGCGCCATCATCGAAAGAAAAAGCTACGGTTACTGCTTCAAACACAACCAAAACAGCACCTATTGCCGCTAAACAAAAAAACTCAGGTAGCAAAACAGGTTGGGTTGCTATTGCGCTGGTATTAGCACTCGGTGGTGGTCTTTACTATCACGGTCATCAGCAAGGTCTACTACAACAACAGCAAGTTGCCGCTTTACAACAACAAATCGCCACCATGAAAACGGCAATGCAAAGCGACCAACAACAAACTATCGCGATGGTAAATAATGAACTTAACACAGCCCAGCAAAAGGTTGAGCAGGGCATTAGCCAACAACAAAAATCCATTGATTCCATTCAAACTGCGATTGCTGATTTAAAAGGCCAAGAGCCTAACGATTGGTTATTAGCAGAAGCTGATTATTTGGTTAAAATGGCAGGTCGTAAACTATGGCTAGAACATGATGTAACCAGTGCAACATTATTGCTTGAAGCTGCTGATCACCGTATTGCAGAGCTTAATGACCCAAGTCTTAAAAACCTACGTCAAGCAATGAGCAATGATATTACCGCATTAAAATCAATCACCGTGGTTGATCGTGATGGTATCGTATTGCGCCTTAATAGCCTTGAAAACAGTATTGATAGCCTACCGTTAGCTAATGCGATCTTAGCAAAAGCAGAGCCGCAACAAAATCCAACCGTTAGCCAATCGGTGACTGATTGGAAAAATAACTTAATAACATCACTTAAAAACTTTAGTGAGAATTTCATTACTTACCGCAAGCGTGATGGCAGTGTTGTACCGCTACTATCACCACAGCAAGATTTCTATCTTCAGCAGAATATCACCAATAAACTTGAAACAGCTATTGCCGCTGTATACCGCGATCAAGGTCAAGTTTACCGTGATTCTATTGTGACAGCGATCAAGTGGTCACAACAGTACTACGACTTATCCTCACCAAAAACTCAAAGCTTTATTGCTGGCCTACAACAACTAGAACAACAAAATGTCGCTGTTGATTATCCGACTAAATTGCAATCACAAGCATTGATCACTAAATTGGTTAATCAAGTATTACGCAATAAAATGACCGCTCTTAGCGAACCTGTTGCCGTGAAAACGCCCCAGTCAGCACCGAAAAGTGCAGTACCTGTAGAAAAGAAAGCGGTAGAGAAACATATCAAACAAGCAACTACTGCAGACAAAACAACAAATACTAAAGCGGTAGTGACTTACACCACTAAAGAGGAGACTAAATAA